The genome window TTTGAAGTTTTTCTTTTAAACCAACGAAAGTCTTTACTCTCACTCTTAAATTTTTCTCCATATTTAAAAGCTGATAATATACTTCAAAACCTTGTTTTTGAGCGACAAAATCAATCGCACTTGCATCAGTAAAACAACTATAACCTAATTTTTTAAGCTTGCTAAGAATAGCAACATTATCATCTTTGTTTATCTCAATCACCCAAAAATCAAGCTCTATAAAAGAATTTTTTAACTCAAATTCTTGGCTTAAGATTTGATGATAACTCTCAAAAACACTACTCTCTGTGCTTAGTTTTTTAGTTGCAGGTGCATGGTAAAATCTATCTTCATAATAATTTTTTAGCTGAGCATTTTTCTTATCGCTATATTTTCTCATCATATAAGCCTTTTTGGAGCTATTTTTCTACTTGCTTTTTCTTTACGAATTCTTTTTTGCAAAATCATCAAAGCAAATTGAAAAGTTTCAGGGCGTGGGGCACAGCCTGGCACATAAATATCAACAGGAATGATTCTATCTACCCCTTGAACAGTAGAATAGGTATTAAACATACCACCAGTATTTGCACAAGAACCCATAGAAATAACCCATTTAGGATCAGGCATTTGATCATAAAGTCTTCTTGTAAATTCAGCGTGTTTTTTGCTTAAAGTACCCGCTATAATCATTACCTCAGATTGTCTTGGACTTGCTCTAAAAATAGTTCCAAATCTATCAAAATCATATCTTGCACCACCTGCTGCCATCATTTCAATAGCACAACAAGCAAGCCCATAAGATAGCGCCCATAAAGAATTACTCCTACCCCATTGCA of Campylobacter lari contains these proteins:
- a CDS encoding NuoB/complex I 20 kDa subunit family protein yields the protein MAEYQKMSNAPVVLTTVDKLVQWGRSNSLWALSYGLACCAIEMMAAGGARYDFDRFGTIFRASPRQSEVMIIAGTLSKKHAEFTRRLYDQMPDPKWVISMGSCANTGGMFNTYSTVQGVDRIIPVDIYVPGCAPRPETFQFALMILQKRIRKEKASRKIAPKRLI